In the genome of Natronomonas salina, the window TGTACTGCTGCCGGACCGCCTCGTCGAGGCCGCACTCCTCGAGGCGGTCCATCGGCGCCAGCATCGACAGCTGGACGACACCCGGGAGGCGGGCGATCTCGACGCCGCCGGTGAACGTACAGCGACCGCGGACCTCCCCTTCCGTCATATCCAGCAGCGTGCCAGCGCGGTCGAACGCGTTCTCGGTGGCATCGTTGATTGTCGGGCCGCTCCCGATAATCTGGATCGGCGCGGCGTCCCGCACCTCGTCGACATCGTACTCGGCAGCCAGTTCGTCGCCGGCCTCACGTTCGGCGTCGGTGTAGGGCTGGGCGATATCGGGGAGGTCCGACTCGTTCGGGAGTAGTAGCGGACCGTCCAACTCCAGGTCCTTGATGACCTCCACTTCGAGTTCGGTCCAGCCGCTGACGTCGGTCGTATGCAGCGAGAGCTCACCGTCGCCCTGGTTGGCGTGCAGGTCGCCGACGTACAGTCCGGCGCCGTCGATCTTGACCGGACAGATGAGCGTCGCACCCGGGCGGACGTCGTTGGAGTCCATATGGCCATCCGTCCGGTCGTCAAGGGCGGCTTCGTCTGGTAGCCCCCAGTCGTGTTCGGCGCCGATGAGGAACTGGCCGAAGTCACCGGCGTTGTGTGAGTCCGGGAACTCCCGTGGCGGCGTCGTCCCGATGTTGCCGATGAACGGCTGCAGGTGGCCGAGCGTGCCCGGCATCTCGTCGGGCTTGTAGAGGAGGATCGGGTGCTGTCGGGAGTTCTCGGGCAGCGCCATCGCCTCCTCTGCGCGGTCGGCGAGCTGGTCGGCGCCTTCGGGCCCGACCGTGAGTCCGACGCTGCGGTCATCGTCGAAGGCGACGGTGTACCCGAACTCGAAACCGAACGAGGAGGCGTTGGTGCCACATTCCGCACAGCAGATGGCCTCCTCGCCGGTCCCCTCGACGACGGTCTCGGGCCATTCGGTGCCACACTCCGGACAGACGTGATCGACGAAGGGGTCGTCGCCGAACGCCCCTTCGCGTTCTGTCATGCTGCCGGTGCTGGTGGCGACGCTCGTGACGTCGACGTCCTTGATGCGGACGACGAGGGCGTCCCCAGGTTCGGCGTTCTCGACGCGGAT includes:
- a CDS encoding acetamidase/formamidase family protein, with translation MSQQVQKELEVDQFTLGLVGPDQEWAGTVADGGTVRTHTPPACWGPMITPEFRGGHEVTRPIRVENAEPGDALVVRIKDVDVTSVATSTGSMTEREGAFGDDPFVDHVCPECGTEWPETVVEGTGEEAICCAECGTNASSFGFEFGYTVAFDDDRSVGLTVGPEGADQLADRAEEAMALPENSRQHPILLYKPDEMPGTLGHLQPFIGNIGTTPPREFPDSHNAGDFGQFLIGAEHDWGLPDEAALDDRTDGHMDSNDVRPGATLICPVKIDGAGLYVGDLHANQGDGELSLHTTDVSGWTELEVEVIKDLELDGPLLLPNESDLPDIAQPYTDAEREAGDELAAEYDVDEVRDAAPIQIIGSGPTINDATENAFDRAGTLLDMTEGEVRGRCTFTGGVEIARLPGVVQLSMLAPMDRLEECGLDEAVRQQYNL